A window of the Lepisosteus oculatus isolate fLepOcu1 chromosome 14, fLepOcu1.hap2, whole genome shotgun sequence genome harbors these coding sequences:
- the LOC107076371 gene encoding zona pellucida sperm-binding protein 3-like: MRSFLFVLCLCAGAGLLALISAGPAGWDFRELALQADLPAPEDAAQSEDLSLADAPYEDLSASENDSQSLAPDFRRLPVSRDAYSPYFDKEKMKPEAGSRPLPAYIKSVLFPTQRGRLPARPAIGGTQGVAVWCDSSRMYVRVSRLLFGFSCRPSEVTLGNCSVSRTTRSYFYFIYGLHECGTERSVVQGRLVYSNTLRYAPPSSSAPVHRFIPFSVPVKCSYNRFHYSYKVGYVPKWARRRTFFKDLKNKHSFVLLTTNCKLLE, from the exons ATGCGCTCGTTTCTCtttgtgctgtgcctgtgcgcaGGAGCCGGGCTCCTTGCACTGATCTCCGCcgggccggctggctgggactTTCGGGAATTAGCGCTCCAGGCCGACCTCCCGGCTCCTGAAGACGCAGCCCAGTCGGAGGACTTGAGCCTGGCAGATGCGCCCTACGAAGACCTGTCTGCAAGCGAGAACGACTCGCAGTCCTTGGCTCCCGACTTTCGCCGCCTTCCCGTGTCCAGAGACGCGTACTCGCCCTACTTcgacaaggagaagatgaagcccGAAGCCGGCAGCCGCCCCTTACCCGCCTACATCAAGAGCGTCCTGTTTCCTACCCAGCGAGGGCGGCTGCCGGCTCGCCCGGCCATCGGGGGCACCCAaggagtggctgtgtggtgcgactccagcaggatgtacgtgagggtcagtcggctcctgttcggcttcagctgtcggccatcggaggtgaccttgggcaactgcagcgtcagccgaaccacacgcagttacttctacttcatctacgGGCTTCACGAGTGCGGCACCGAGCGATCG gttgtccagggccgcctggtgtactccaacactctccgctatgccccgccctcctccagtgcacctgtgcatcgcttcattcccttctctgtgccggtcaagtgctcctacaacag gttccactactcctacaaggttggctatgtccccaagtgggccaggagaaggaccttcttcaaggacctgaagaacaagcacagctttgtcctgctcaccaccaactgtaagctcctAGAGTGA
- the LOC138242358 gene encoding zona pellucida sperm-binding protein 3-like, which produces MYFQATAYFATVEQRLYIHSCYVTEKPDQHSQPRFPVIDNLGCMVDSKADGCLSRFVPSKQKDVLRFTVDAFLFQKKLSRKHEVTELYMHCVMAVAPAKATPGTKSCTYNREAKRWEELYGDHEVCACCESRCAGSWNEGGSGSLSLVDASLPKRQPCLDN; this is translated from the exons atgtacttccaggccactgcctactttgccacagTGGAGCAGAGGCTGTACATCCACTCGTGTTACGTAACAGAGAAACCGGACCAGCACTCCCAGCCCCGTTTCCCCGTGATCGACAACTTGGG gtgcatggtggacagcaaggcagatggctgcctgtccaggtttgtcccctccaagcagaaggatgtgctccgcttcacggttgatgccttcctcttccagaagaagctgtccaggaag catgaagtgactgagctgtacatgcactgtgtcatggctgtggctcctgctaaagcaacaccagggaccaagtcctgcacctacaacagggaggcgaagag gtgggaggagctgtatggtgaccatgaggtctgtgcctgctgtgagtccaggtgtgctggcagctggaatgaaggtgggtctggTTCTCTATCCCTTGTGGATGCATCTCTGCCCAAGAGACAACCATGCTTGGACAACTGA